In Candidatus Sulfurimonas marisnigri, a single genomic region encodes these proteins:
- the prfB gene encoding peptide chain release factor 2, translated as MDNYEYTELLKNLTIKMDNITGVVEPDKLKARLNEIEELENNQEFWDDASNAANVQQEKTKCQRKLDKYYVANNAILDAKELYEMAKEESDEESINECFDSAQELKQQILNMEIEVLLSGEMDSKNAILSIHPGAGGTESQDWAEMLLRMYKRFAERRGFSVEVLDYQSGEEAGIKDVSILIKGENAYGYLKVENGIHRLVRISPFDSNAKRHTSFSSVMVSPEVDDDINIVVEDKDIRIDTYRSSGAGGQHVNKTESAIRITHIATNVVVQCQNDRSQHKNKATAMKMLKSRLYELELEAQKAELAGVSKSEIGWGHQIRSYVMQPYQQVKDTRSNEAYSNISGILDGDMGEMIEGVLIAQNRS; from the coding sequence ATGGACAACTACGAATATACAGAACTTTTAAAAAACTTAACAATTAAAATGGATAACATTACTGGTGTTGTTGAACCTGATAAGCTTAAAGCCAGACTGAACGAAATAGAAGAGTTGGAAAATAATCAAGAGTTTTGGGATGACGCAAGTAATGCTGCAAACGTACAGCAAGAAAAGACAAAGTGTCAAAGAAAGCTGGATAAATACTATGTAGCTAACAATGCAATACTTGATGCAAAAGAACTTTATGAAATGGCAAAAGAAGAGAGTGATGAAGAGTCTATAAATGAATGTTTTGATAGTGCCCAAGAGCTAAAACAACAAATTCTAAATATGGAGATAGAAGTTCTTCTCAGCGGAGAGATGGACTCAAAAAATGCCATACTATCCATCCATCCTGGAGCCGGAGGTACAGAGTCACAGGACTGGGCTGAAATGCTGCTTCGTATGTATAAACGTTTTGCTGAGAGACGCGGTTTTTCAGTAGAGGTACTTGACTACCAATCAGGCGAAGAAGCGGGAATAAAAGATGTTTCCATCCTTATAAAAGGTGAAAATGCATATGGATATTTAAAAGTTGAAAATGGGATTCATAGACTAGTAAGGATATCTCCTTTTGATTCTAATGCAAAAAGACACACCTCATTTTCTTCTGTAATGGTTTCTCCAGAGGTTGATGATGATATAAATATTGTAGTAGAGGATAAGGACATTCGTATAGATACCTACCGTTCTAGTGGAGCCGGTGGACAACATGTAAATAAAACTGAGTCTGCTATTAGGATAACCCATATAGCAACGAATGTAGTTGTTCAGTGTCAAAACGATAGAAGTCAGCACAAAAATAAAGCAACTGCAATGAAGATGCTAAAGTCAAGATTGTATGAGCTGGAGCTTGAGGCACAAAAAGCTGAGCTTGCTGGTGTATCTAAAAGTGAAATAGGTTGGGGACACCAGATTCGTTCTTACGTTATGCAACCGTATCAGCAAGTAAAAGATACAAGAAGCAATGAGGCTTACTCTAATATCTCAGGTATTTTAGACGGTGATATGGGAGAGATGATTGAGGGAGTGCTTATTGCTCAGAATCGTTCTTAG